Below is a window of Lepidochelys kempii isolate rLepKem1 chromosome 14, rLepKem1.hap2, whole genome shotgun sequence DNA.
CTCTCAGCGACGGATGTGGGATCTCTGTATAaacagccactccactccagaggtggctgcaactCAATGCCAGACAAGGGATCCATGTATGAACAGCTGCCCCAGCCCGGAAGCGGTTGCATATCAGGCAAGGGATCCTTCTGCAGCGTCGTTATGTGTGAatgcgccccaccccagagccagctgcatccTGGCATCAGGATGAGGAGTCCTGCAGAGCTGAAGGTACAATGTTATCTCTTATCAAAGCCCCGACCCCTCCCGGTCCCATAAGCCAAAGCAGAGAGGTTCATGGGAGTAGAGGGCCACGGGTCAATGCCAACCTGGGTTATGCATGCAGACAGGGTGGAAGGTCGGACAGGTGGGAAGCAgagagcgccccctagagggggacagaggaaTGCAGCCCACTAGCTGCTGCGCTCCCAGGTCGGGCCGCCACGTGGCGCCCTCCTTACCATCTGTGTTGATTGGCTTAGCCCCGTCGGCTGGCGGGCGAGCGagccctcccattggctgggcGTATGTGGCCAGGAAGAGCCGATAGGCCGGGTTgttgagcagcagagctgtcgGGAGAAGGGGATGTGGGgcggggatgggagggagagacAAGCGGATGGATGAGAACGGACTGACAGACGCACACGagaggggtggggcatggggaagggggtggggctgcattATGCTCCTCCCCTTTAGACCCCATCTTTCCCGAGACAATGGAAGGGAGACAGACATTCCTGACACATGAGGGTAATAAAGCCAGGCCCCTTCTCTGgggcaatagaacccaggagtcctggctcccagccccatggctctaagcactagaccccactcccctcccagagccgggcgTCAGTCACTCTCTGTGGCCATGGATGGGGGAGGACACACAGGATGAGATGTGATGGGAGGGGTAAACacagcaggatgggggagggggtcccaAATCTGCAGCTGAGGGGGGAGGGACAGCACCAGAGAAGGGGGCATGGGAGGAAGCTGCCTCCCCCTTCCATCTCTCTGCCCACCATGGATTTTCCCTCCATCCATCTTTCCTTCCTGGCTTTCTCTgtccccttcctgcagccctcctgcTCTCTGCCACGGGCCTCCTTTCCTCCATCTGGCCCTTCCCCATTCACACTCTCCATgaccctctctctctcattcctgctctttcttcctcctccaccccctgaaATCCCTGCATCTCGCCACTTCTTGGTCtctgcctttccctccctcccttttctgCCCACTTCTCCATTTCTCCCTCGATCCGTCAGCCAATCATCCTGCTATCTATCGCTTCATCCCTCCATCTGTCCATATGTCCATCCATCCATTTATCCATCCATCTCGCCATCCCTTCATCCATCTGTCCATCATCCAGACATCTGCCCCTTCATCCACCtgtccatcatccatccatccacctatTTATTCATCCACCTGTCAGCCCATCCATCCATGTGGTCATCCATGCATCCACCTATTTGTCCATCCATCAGTCCCTTCATCCGCCGGTCCACCATCCAGCCATATATCCATCCCTTCATCCTCCCGTCagtctatccatccatccatccactcaTATGGCCATCCATCTGCACATTTTCCTGTCTGTGCACCTATCCATCCACCCATCAATCCATACAGTCATCCGcctgtccgtccgtccgtccatccacccacccacccctccatcTCGTCATCCATCCATTTGCCTGTCCACCCATCTGTCTATCTGCCTGTCAACCTATCCACCTCTTTCTCCCACCCCTTCCATCTACCATCCTGTCCCCTTGGCCTTGGCTCTCCATGCTTGGATGgatcctctctctccccatggcATGGCTGGTGGGTCCCTCCGATTCCCTGCCCCTCACCAGAGTTCTCGGCACCATGGGGAAGCTCGGGCAATTTCATGCGGGCACGGCTGGGCTCCTGATACTCGGTCTCCCCCGAGTGGATGCGCTCGTAGCGGTTCGAGTGGCGTTGGGAGCCCATCGTGTTGTTGATGACGATGGTGTCACCCGGGACCGACAAGTGCACGGTCAGGTCATCGTCGGAGATTCGCCGCTGGGCCTGAGGGGGGCAGCAGAGAGATCACACCAGCCCTTGACACTGACCACaacaccccactccccccccacccagggtaaggaatgaacccaggagtcctggctcccagcccctgctgctgtaACCCATTAGACCCCAATCCCAACCCCCAGAGCTTGgccagaacccaggtgtcctgattcaTGTCTGCCCCACAAAATGTAGGAGCAGCAAGCGTGTTAAGGAATATATAGGTATATGCTCTGTAATGCCACCGAATGGCAAATATAACACACACTCACATCCCTatccagctctgccagggcccctcaatcccaacctgcagccccctggcccCATCTCACTTACTTTCCCCAGGATCTTTTTCCAGTATTGCCTCCAAAGGATGAGGAAGATGACGACCAATAGCAGCAGGATGATGGCCaccaggcagccaatcagaatggAGGTATTGCTGTTATCATCCTTGGCGATTGGCTGGCCAGATTTGGACTCTCCTTGGACCTCGAGGTCTGAAAtgtagagagaaaaggagaaaatttGGGACCAGTCTCAGTGGGCGGATCCCAGGGAAGAAGGCCACAGTAACCGCGTGCACTGTCCCACCCCTTGCCGAGTGGCTTAccctgtatgcatccgatgaagtgagctgtagctcacgaaagcttatgctcaaataaattggttagtctctaaggtgccacaagtactccttttctttttgcgaatacagactaacgtgactgttactctgaaacttaccctGGAGTGTGAGGTTGGACGTGACCCCAGTGTCTCTGTGAAGTGGGGAGCCAGGGTCTTCCAGAACAgggggggctgcagcacccctgcCCGAGGGCCGGGGGCCAGCCATCGGGGGCCAGTGGCTTGTTCCAGAAATGGACACGTTGTCCACCACatctggggaaagagagggagcGAATGAATGGATGACAAATGAAAGAATGAACTCAGGAACACACTAATTGAAGAACGAGAGGGGGTAAAAGAAGAACCAGTGAGTTAACCATCAACAAGAACCAACTAATTAATGAGTGAGAGAACTATCaatgaaagaacaaaataaagagCTAATGAACCAACAAAGCAATGCACCAATCAACATGACCAACCAACCAACTAACCCACCTACCATCCAGCCCACCACAAATGAACCAAAGTAACCAACACATTAAACAATGGCATAACCAACCAATCAAAGCACAAGCCAACCAACCAACTCATTAAGGAACTGACCAGCCAATGAACCCAACAAATGAACTAAACTAACCAACCAACAAGCCAATCAAAAAGCTTACCAAACAGCTAACCAATGAACTAGCCGACCAACCAGCAAAATTCACCAGACAACCAATCAACCAGGCCACAAGTCAACTAAccatcagccagccagccaaccagCGAACTAACCAACTAATGAAGGAAAACACGGAAAAACTCACAAAAGAAAGACTGACTAATTAATGAAagatttaatgaaataaataatgaGCGAACCTACAAAAAAATTTGCCAAAGACCCTGAATGAACAAATGAGCTAACAAACTAATTGATTAATGGATGAGCTAACGAACGAACCCAACTCACCTGAGAGGAAGGCGATCTCACTGAAGAGCATCCAAGTGCTGGAGAAGTGGAAGTGGCATTGTAGGAATCGCCCAAGGTGCCCCTCCAGGGGCACAGTGACTGACCGGGCACTGGGGTCCTTGACGTCCACGGCCAGCATGTGGGAGACGAGTTCAGGCTCCCAGGCTGTGGGGAGGCTGCGTTTGAACCTGCAATCCACCTGCCGGAATATGCTCACCCCCCGCGTGTGCATGTTATTGCAGTGGACCTGGGGGAAGAAGGAGGGTCAGCCACGGAGAGGACACCAGCGCCCCATAGAGGGCAAATTCCCGCATTCCTGCACCCTTGAGCCAGCCAGTTCTTCCACTCTGGGGCaggatgggagccggcgccccatagaggggacaggccccgtgtcccattccccattcccttgagccagccagtccctgtccTGGGGCCGGATGGAAGCTGGAGCCCCATAGAGGGAAAAGGCCCCAtatcccattccccacccacctGAGCCAGACAGtcccccgccctggggccagatcgCAGCCAGTGCcacctagaggggacaggccccgtgtccCGGTACCTTCATGTAAGTGAAGGCCCGCAGGCTGTCGAACTCGAACTCCATCTCCATGTAgcctttggggaaggagtcattTCTCCAGCCCACGTAGTCGTAACCCGGCCAGACCCGCAGCTCCTTAGTCTGGGTGAAGTCGTCCAGCCCCACCACGCCATCCGtcagctgccccagccccccaaactgcAGTCTGCCAGGAGGAGACATAGCACCATGGACAGGGGTAATGCCAGCTCCCCACCAGCCCTGAGTCAGGTGCTGCACTGGGAGGGGGATGGCCCCCAGGGGTCCCTCCAGACCCATAGGAGGGGGActggctgggactcctgggttctggcacTGAGGGAGTGAGATGGGGGAGACCAATGTATCAGGCTGGTACACTGGGGAACAGGAAGGGGGACCTACAGGAGAAGTCAATACACCCATCTTCCAATCTATCCATCCACCCACCAGATCCATCCACCCATCTACTCATCTAGTCACCAGATCCATCCAACCATCCACCTACCAGATCCACCCATCTTCCGGTCTATCCATCCACCCACCAGATCCATCTGATCTATCCATCCGCCCACCAGATCCTTCCACCTTCCGGTCAATCCATCCGCCCACCAGGTCCATTCATTTTCAggtctatctatccatccatccatcatcaGATCTATCTTTCCATTCATCCGTCAAACCATCTTCAGTTCTACCTTGTCAGATACATCCATCCACTCATTCTCTGGCCTGCCTATCCATTTACTCACTCATTCTCAGATCTAGCTGAGGGGGAAGGGGATTGTTTAGGGGACCAGGCAGGGGGTCAGGGGCCGGCAGAGTGTTTGTTTAGGGGTTTGGGTGGGGGTTCACCAGGGGGGGACATGGGAGTCAGTGGGGATGGGGGCCAGGGGACAAGGGTGGGAGGGCCAGCAGAGAGTGGAGTAGGGTGTGAAGGGGCGGatcaatgggggtgggggtgggggacgggtATGGGGGGCAGTATAAACTCACTTGCTGACACTGTAGCCGTCATAGGTGGAGTCGTTGAGGTAGACAGGCTCCGACTGGAGGACCATGGTCTGGCCCAGGGGGGCGGTGTAGGACTGCAGCCCGTCTGCAGCGGGAGACACAGAGGGATGTGCGTCAGCCACCTTGACCCACAcgatgtggggcggggggggcgggaaggtAGAGCGaagtagggggtggggggcagggaacctCACCGCGCCAGATGCAGCCGTACAGCTCCACGCGCAGGCAGACGCTCATGACGCGGTCGGCGCGGGGGTAGAAGCGCACGTAGCGGGCGATGATGGGCGGCCCCAGGTCCTTCAGAACCACCTCGTTGGTGTTCTCGTTCCCAGAGATCACCTGGGCCGGGAGGGGTTAATCACTCCCGGAGCCGGAGCCCCGCCCCTCGCGccagccccacccaccccatTGGGACCTCCCCCACGGCCAGACATCACAGCCCTGGGCCCTATCACATCACAGCACAACATCACATGACACCATGGTGttgccaccctccaccccccccatttGATGTCAGCGTTGTCGGATTGTGACATCACAGCCTAGAGTAATGTCATCACCCTCTTGCAGGAGCCGGATGATCCCTGTAACACTGTGACCCCCACCGTGACTGGTGTCCTCAGAGTCACATGGTAGGAGGATGTCACAGGCAGGTGGACAATGACTATGTCTGAAGGGGCAATGACATCACAGAGATGACTGTGATGTCACAAGCGGGCATGATGTGACATACAAGGGGTTTTGGTGTTACAGACAAGTCATGATGTCAAAGTCGCATTGAGGAGACCTCACAGAGGGTCATGAGGTCACAGACAATGATGTCACAGGGAGCCGTGACATCACAGGACGACAGTTATGATGTCACGGGGGTGGCGAGAGAAGGGGAAAGTCCAGCATGACGGAGCCTGGGCATGAACCTACCTTCCCCAActcactgcccccctccctccattgccaCCCCTCCTGCCGCTGTCCCCTCACCACacccgccccccgcagccccattgcccctccaccccctcatctgcctcccttccccttcccatgCCCCTCCCCGCACACCCTGCTGCCCCAGCAGTCTGtcccctttgcccctccccacatcctcccCCTACCCTCGCTGCCCCAGCGGTCCCGCCAGGCGAGCCAGTGGTGCTGGTCACGGCTGTAGCGGAGGCGGTAGCCCCGGGCAAACTCCTTGCCGTGGCCCCCGGCGTGGCGGCCCTGGGTGCCCACCAGGGTCAGGAAGTGCAGACGCCGCAGGTCGACCTCCAGGAACTCGGCGTCGTTGGGATAAACGGGCCCCCGCCGGGCACCACGCCCCGTCCCCCGTCGCTCGTGTCCAGCCTGCGCCCGGGGACATGACCCACAACGGGGGGGTTAGCCCCGGGGATATTGTAGGGTCTCTCGGAAATGCTGGGGCTGCGCGGGCCACTTGGTTACCGTTGGGTCTCCGATAAGATTTGGGGCCGGGTTGTTATTGTAGGGGTGCCCCACAGTCCTACATAGGCCCATTTGTTATCCTAGCATCTTTGATACGCACCCGGGTCGCTTTGTTCTTGTAGGGTctctcaggagatctgggctggTTTGTTCTTGTAGGGTTTCTCAGGAGATCTGGGGCTGGTTTATTCTTGTAGGGTTTCTCAGGAGATCTGGGGCTGGTTTATTCTTGTAGGGTCTCTCAGGAGATCTGGGGCTGGTTTATTCTTGTAGGGTCTCTCAGGAGATCTGGGGCTGGTTTATTCTTGTAGGGTTTCTCAGGAGATCTGGGGCTGGTTTATTCTTGTAGGGTTTCTCAGGAGATCTGGGGCTGGTTTATTCTTGTAGGGTTTCTCAGGAGATCTGGGGCTGGTTTATTCTTGTAGGGTTTCTCAGGAGATCTGGGGCTGGTTTATTCTTGTAGGGTTTCTCAGGAGATCTGGGGCTGGTTTATTCTTGTAGGGTTTCTCAGGATCTggggctggtttgttattgtagaaTAAGAGCTGGGGCTGATTTGTTCTTTTAGG
It encodes the following:
- the DDR1 gene encoding LOW QUALITY PROTEIN: epithelial discoidin domain-containing receptor 1 (The sequence of the model RefSeq protein was modified relative to this genomic sequence to represent the inferred CDS: deleted 2 bases in 2 codons); protein product: MKPIILCSFLLASVRASELEGHFDLAKCRYALGMQDRTIPDEDLSASSAWSDSTAAKHSRLDTSDGDGAWCPAGAVYPNDAEFLEVDLRRLHFLTLVGTQGRHAGGHGKEFARGYRLRYSRDQHHWLAWRDRWGSEVISGNENTNEVVLKDLGPPIIARYVRFYPRADRVMSVCLRVELYGCIWRDGLQSYTAPLGQTMVLQSEPVYLNDSTYDGYSVSKLQFGGLGQLTDGVVGLDDFTQTKELRVWPGYDYVGWRNDSFPKGYMEMEFEFDSLRAFTYMKVHCNNMHTRGVSIFRQVDCRFKRSLPTAWEPELVSHMLAVDVKDPSARSVTVPLEGHLGRFLQCHFHFSSTWMLFSEIAFLSDVVDNVSISGTSHWPPMAGPRPSGRGAAAPPVLEDPGSPLHRDTGVTSNLTLQDLEVQGESKSGQPIAKDDNSNTSILIGCLVAIILLLLVVIFLILWRQYWKKILGKAQRRISDDDLTVHLSVPGDTIVINNTMGSQRHSNRYERIHSGETEYQEPSRARMKLPELPHGAENSALLLNNPAYRLFLATYAQPMGGLARPPADGAKPINTDACSGDYMEPDPAGGQAAAQNNVPHYAEADIINLQGVTGGNTYAVPAVAVDALAGKDMALGEFPRGRLLFKEKLGEGQFGEVHLCEVESPQDLPILEFPFNVRKGRPLLVAVKILRSDATKNARNDFLKEVKIMSRLKDPNIVRLLGVCVRDDPLCMITEYMENGDLNQFLSSHELEDKLGGSTSDAPTISYPTLVHVAAQIASGMKFLASLNFVHRDLATRNCLVGEGFTIKIADFGMSRNLYSGDYYRIQGRAVLPIRWMAWECILMGKFTTASDVWAFGVTLWEVLMLCQEQPYSQLTDEQVIENAGQFFRDQGEQIYLSRPPACPLALYEVMLRCWVRESKDRPSFQHIHRFLSEDALNMV